The nucleotide sequence TCTTTTAGGACCGCAGATAAATCCTTCCCCGTAAGGATTTCGAATACATTCCCTCTTTTGCCGCTGCCTGATGAAAAGCAAAACGGCGAGCAGCCTCCTTCGCAATACGGACATGTCAGTTCAACAAGTCTTTGTGCCGTAACTGCAATCAGTGTCTGTTCAATCTCAAGCCAATTAATCCCGAATTCAATCAGCCTGTAAATTGCTCCTCTGGCATCCCTCGTATGCATAGTTGTTAATACCAAATGACCTGTTAAAGAGGCTCTTATTGCGGTCTCCGCAGTTTCTTTATCCCTGATTTCCCCAACCATTATGATATCCGGATCATGCCTGAGAATTGCTTTCAAGCCGGCAGAATATGAAATTCCAGCCCGTTCATTGACCTGGACCTGCAGCACTGTATCACTCGGTTTTTCAATTGGATCTTCAAGTGTAATGACATTACGCTTCACCAAATCCGCGGTTTCAGAAAGCATGGAATATAAGGTAGTCGTTTTACCGCTGCCTGTCGGTCCAGTAAAAATAATCAAGCCATGTGCGTGTTTTAAAAGGGAAATCAGTTTTTTAGATGTGGATGGAAATAATGATATTTGGTAAGAAGGAGTTTGTTTTTGTTCGGGAAGGAGACGAATGACCATGCTTTCGCTCTGGTAGGCTGGAAGCGTGGAGATCCTTAGGCCTATCTTCATATCTTGATATTGATAGGTAAAAGCACCACTTTGAGGCCGTCTTTTTTCACCAATATCCATTGAAGCTGTGAATTTGAAGTGGGAAATGAGCCTCTCACAATCAGCCTGTTCAAGCGTGTATCGGGGAAGCAGCTGATTGCCGAGCCTGAATTTAATCAGTGTGTCTTTTTCGCGAGGAATAATATGAATGTCCGACGCACCACTTCTTAAAGCATCTTTTAAGACATTATCCGCTAGCTGTTCAATTGATTTAACAATAAAGATGCACCACCTTTTTTAGTTATAAAAAGGATTTCGCCATAATCCCTTCCCTTCCTGCAAATAATCAGACTTAAATATGTATAAAAAGTGACAGTTCTATTTATAATAACTACCGTAACGTCAACAAGTCATATTATTGGGCTATAGCCAAGCGGTAAGGCAACGGACTTTGACTCCGTCATGCGTTGGTTCGAATCCAGCTAGCCCAGCTATTAGAAAAAACGGAAGCAAACGCTTCCGTTTTTTTAATTAACTTGGTTGTGGATACCTATATATGGATTTTTTAATCCAACTCCAGCGCTTGTCGGGGCTGACCAAGGCGCTTCCGCTTTTCTTATTGTCCAGCTTCAGCGCCTAGCCCCTCGAGTCGCTTCAGTCCGCCCAATGAAGTCAAAAAGCGACTTCACTGGGCGGCCCTCCAGCGCTTGTCGGGGCTGACCAAGGCGCTTCCGCTTTTCTTATTATTTCGCAATTTTTTTCAAGGCATCAGGGTTAAATCCAACAATAAGCTTCTTCCCGTCTGTCAAAATCGGTCGTCTAAGCAGCTTCGGTTCCTCAATGACAAGTTTGATTACCTCTGAAAGTGGCAGGTCTTCCATTTCCACACCCAGATTTTTATAAGTTTCTCCCCTTGTTGCAAGCAGTTCATCAAAGCCTTCAGTCGTCAGTGCTAAAATCTTCAACAATTCTTTTTTCGATGGAGTATCTTTGAACATATGACGTTCATTGAATTTCACGCTGTTAGAGACCAGCCACTTTTTTGTTTTACGGCATGAAGTACAGCTTGGATAAGAATAAAACGTCAGCTCTTCCATTAAGTTAACCTCCTGGCGAACAAAATTATCATATATACATATTGTATAACTTTTGTATAACATTTGTACACTAATTTGTCATCATTTCGCCATTCAATTGTGAACATTTTCTAAACATATAGTGTAAACAGTGTAAACCTTATTTTCTCCTGTATTATAATGAAGGCAAATTAGTGGGCTGAGGTGAACTAAGGTGGAGCAAACATTAAAAATTACAAGTGTTTTGTCTGACCCAACGCGTTATTATATTTATCAATACATCACAAAAAGGCATAAGGATGTAACTGTACAGGA is from Mesobacillus boroniphilus and encodes:
- a CDS encoding Spx/MgsR family RNA polymerase-binding regulatory protein, with protein sequence MEELTFYSYPSCTSCRKTKKWLVSNSVKFNERHMFKDTPSKKELLKILALTTEGFDELLATRGETYKNLGVEMEDLPLSEVIKLVIEEPKLLRRPILTDGKKLIVGFNPDALKKIAK
- the comGA gene encoding competence type IV pilus ATPase ComGA, with the protein product MFIVKSIEQLADNVLKDALRSGASDIHIIPREKDTLIKFRLGNQLLPRYTLEQADCERLISHFKFTASMDIGEKRRPQSGAFTYQYQDMKIGLRISTLPAYQSESMVIRLLPEQKQTPSYQISLFPSTSKKLISLLKHAHGLIIFTGPTGSGKTTTLYSMLSETADLVKRNVITLEDPIEKPSDTVLQVQVNERAGISYSAGLKAILRHDPDIIMVGEIRDKETAETAIRASLTGHLVLTTMHTRDARGAIYRLIEFGINWLEIEQTLIAVTAQRLVELTCPYCEGGCSPFCFSSGSGKRGNVFEILTGKDLSAVLKEAKGELQSYHYKTLKDAIRKGIALGFIKESEYQRWVLNDGE